The DNA sequence CCAACAGGGTTTGGCGCAGGAAGAGAATCAGGGCAAAACCGAACAGGCCCATGATAATTGAAGGGACTCCGGCTAATACTTCTACTCCCAGGCTGATGAGCCGTTTCGGGCGTCCGGCGGCATATTGCGCCAGGTAGATGCCGCTGCTGATGCCCAAGGGCAGGGCGATGAGAGAGGAGAGGCTGATGAGATAGAAAGTGCCCACGCAGGCCGGCCAGATACCGTCAAAAACTGGTGTCCCGGCTATGATAGCCGGCCAGAGCGGTGTTTCACCAAAAAAGAGTCTAATATTTAAGATGTGCCCACTCCGGTAGAGGAGGAAACCCACCAGGAGGATGACTGCGGCCAGGGTTGCCAGCACCGCCAGCCAGGAAAATCCCACGAAGAACCGGGCAAGGTTATTTTTCATGGGAGTCCGGTTCATGGGAGAGGGATTGGGATTTAAGCCAGCGTAAAGCAAGATTTATGGCTACGGTGAGGGAGAAGATGATCAACCCGCTGGCAAAGATGGAATAATAGGCCATGCTCTGGCTGTCGGTGGCTATCACCAGGGCGATATGCGCCGTCAGGGTGCGGATCGCATCCAAAGGCGAATGCGGCACCTGCGGGGCGTTCCCGGACAGCATCAAGGCGATCAGGGTGTCTCCGAGAGCCCGGCCAAACCCCAAAATTCCGGCAGCCAACATTCCCCGAAAACTTAAAGGGAGGATTACCCAGAGCAGTTCCTGCACGCGGGTGAGCCCCAAGGAGGCGGTGGCCAGACGCACATTGGCGTCTACCTGGGATAGTTGGCTGTGCATCAGTAAGACTATGGTGGGCAAGATCAACAGACTGAGAATAAGCCCGGCGGCCAGCCAGGAATATCCGGAGGTCCCGCTAAAACTTTCCCGCAGTAACGGGATCAACAGAAAAACGGCCACGAATCCGTAAACCACGGTGGGAATGCTGGTCATAAATTGAACAACCGAGAAGACCAGGCGACCAATGGGCTGATGACTTTTGAGATAGACAAAACCACTTAAGCCCAGACCCAGGGGGAAGGCCAGTGCCAGGGCCGAGAACGAAAGACAGACAGAGCCGACCACCATCGGCAGGATGCCGAATTGCCCCTGAAAAGGCCGCCATTGCCAGGAAAGAATGTGAGGCAATTGTCCTCCCCCGAAAAGCGGTGCAGAAAAATATACCAAAAAACAGAAGATGACCAAAACTGACAGCGAGGCAATGGTGGCGGCGATGGCCAAAAGGTTCTTGATCCAGAGCTCCCGGCGGAGGGCGCGGGCTAATGGCGGTGCCATCTGGTGGTCCAAGCCATGTTTGATGCCGGAAGTTGTTCCGCCCGCCTTTTTTCTCCGAACCATAAATGTCACAATATCTTTAACCTTTAGCTATTGCAAAGGGATATAACCGTGTTTCCGGCTGATCTGAGCGCCTTCGGGGCTCAGAATAAAGTCGATAAAGACCTGGGCCAGCGGGGTCGGGTCTCCCTTGGTATTCATATAGAGTTGACGAACCACCGGATAGACGCTGCTTTTGGCGTTTTCCTGGGTGGGTTCAACGCCGTTAAGCTTCACCGCCTTTACCGTTTTATCCACATGGCCGATTCCCAAATAGCCGATGGCGTTGACATCCTGGGCAATGGCAACTTTCATGGCCCCATTGGAGGGCACGACATTGGCCTTGACCGCTACGGGACCTTTTTTAAGAAGCTTTTTCCAAAAGACCTCCCGAGTGCCGCTGGCCTCATCCCGGGTGTAGAGGTTAATGGGAGCGTTCGGGCCGCCGAGGTCCTTCCAACTGGTGATGGCGCCGGCGTAGATAGCCTGCACTTTTTCCGGGGTCAGGTCACTTACCGGATTTTTTGGATGAACTGCCACCGCCACGCCGTCAATGGCAAAGGGAAAGGATTTTAATCCATATTTTTCGATTTCATCCTTAGAGGGGGCCCGCCCGGTGTTGCCGATGTTTACCAATCCTTCGCCGACCTTTTGGATTCCCACACCGGAGCCGCCGCCGGCCACGGTAATGCGGATGTTGGGATTGGCTTTCATGATGAGCATCGCTGCCTCTTTCATCACCGGGATATGGGCCGTGCCTCCAGCGATATCAAGGTTGCCTTGCAGACCTTGAAAGCGTTGTAAAGGATTGTCCTGAGCGGAGGCTGCAGCTAACAGAAAGACAAACAACGATGAAAATACGAAAACTGCACATGATTTTATCCCAAACATAATTTTATCCCCTTTTGGTGTACTTGCAAGGTGGTCGAATGGTCCTTTTCCTATTGCCGAAGGCAGGAAAATAATTACCCGAAGGATTCTTTCGTTTGTGTATCAGTCAAGTCAAAAAGAGTATTATTCTGGTTAAGCAGTCCGACGGCGTCGGCTCGGCAGCGAACGCAGTGGGTCATTTGAGGAACAAACTTCCCGGCCTGCCAACGAAGCTGCTGCACAAGGGCCGCTGATGGCGGCGGGATGTCGGCCAGCGGGGTCCCAGGTACCGGGATCAAAGGGATTAAATTCATGAGATCTACCCGATAGTCGGCTAGCCGAGCTGCGGTCAATGAAATATCGGCGTCATTGATTCCTGGAATGATCACCGTATTTACTTTCACCCGGAGGCCTTTTCTTTTCAAGAGGGAGATGGCCTGGAGTTGTAGCCGGGTTAATATGGTAACAGCCTCTGGGCCTTGAACAATACGGCCATGGTGGGAGATATAGTCGTAAATCCTGGTGCCGATGGCAGGTGTCAAGGTGTTGATGGTAACGGTAACGAAATTCACCCGCAGTCTGGACAAATAATCCACATAATCCGGCAGATTGAGGCCATTGGTGGAGACGCAGAGGATGATATCAGGGTGGGCCGCGCGGATGCGAGCCAAGACCTCGAGGGTGACAGCCGGATTATGAAAAGCATCACCGGGACCAGCGATGCCTACTACTGAAATTGTAGGATGATTTTTTAGGATAAATTCAACATGGTCAATTGCTTCCTGTGGTGTGAGCAACTGGCTGGTCACGCCCGGGCGGCTTTCATTGGGGCAATCGTATTTTCGGTCACAATAGCCGCACTGGATATTGCATCCCGCGGCCACCGGCAGGTGCAGGCGGCCGAAATAGTGGCGGGCATTAGCGTTAAAGCAAGGGTGTCTCAGGAGCTGGTCTGCCGTAGAATCGTTCATGGGGCTTGTTTCCTGCGGCCGATCTTGATGGCATCCCGGGGACAGGAATTCAGGCAATCGCCGCAGTTGGTACAGTTCGCTTCGCCCGGCAGGGTTTCCATATAACAGACCTCCCGACACCGGCCGCATAAGTTGCAGCGCCGGGTTTTATACACTTTAAACAGAGAGAAAGGCTTGATAACCTCCAAGAGGCCCCCCGTAGGGCAGACGTAGCGGCACCAGGCATTGGTTAACACCAGACCCAGGACCAAAAAGCTGAGAACGAAGGCGGTGCGAACTAGCCATGACAGGTCGGCGTGTTCGAAGGTCAGCCCGATGGAGGGGAAAAATCCGCCCACCCGGATGGGTATGTCTGACCTGGGCTGACCCAAGCCGAAATAGAGATAGAGACAGATGACGATAGCCAGATACTTTCCGTAAGGGGCGACTTTTTCCCAAAGACCGTTAGCTTGCGTGCGGTAGTTCGACAGCAGGCCGAAGAGTTGGGTGACCAGGCCGCCTGGACAAGCCCAGCCGCAAAAGGCCCGGCCGAAAATTAGGGCCGAAACCGGCAGCAGCAGCCAGAAACCCCAAAACATGGAAAAGATAGCCCCGTGGCAGGTGATGACCGGACAGTTTTGACAGCTTACGTAAGGAACTAAAAAAGGACAACGGAAGATGCCATAAAAGGACCATTGGCCTAAGATCCCTAAAAAAACCACCTGGCTTAACCGCCGCCAGATTGTCAGCCTGGTTCCGGGGATGGCGCGGGTCTGAGGGGAGGAGGGCGCCGCGGTTATCGCTTCAGACATCTTTCACTCCTAATTTTTCGGTTAATTCTTGTCCCTGGGCTGATATGGCGGGAATAAACCCGAATTTTTCAAAAAAAGCCTGACCAACAGGAGAGGTAATGTAATCGACGTAATCATCGGCCAGGGTCCGGTCTTTGGCAGACTGCATGACGCCCACGGTGAAAGTCAGGGGACCGGGAGGGAACAATCTGTCGGGAATAGGAATGACTTCCACTTTGTTGGCAAAACGGGGTATTTTGGTCAGGCGAAATTCTACTACCGAGGCGTCACCCCTGCCAGTGATGATGTCCTCTAGAGTTCGTTGAACGCAAGTTCCCAAAACAACGGCATTTTTCCGAACAGCCTCATATAAACCGGCTTTTTTCAGGATGAGATCGGCGGCCTTGCCACCGGGTGGGGAGGCGTCTGGAGCCAATACAACTTTAATACCCGGACGGGCAAGGTCTTTCAATTCCCGGATGCCGGCCGGGTTGCCTAAAGGGGTTACCACAACATACGAGGTGAAGCACAGGGGTTTGAAATAAACCATTTTGCCGGTCTGACGGAGTTTTTGGGACAGGCTCAGGACTCGGCCGCAAAAAACCTCGGTTTGAGCACTGCCCAGGAGCGATTTCCCTAACGCTGCCGCAAAGGCGCCGGTGTAGGATATTTTGACCCCGGTGCGTTGTTCATATAGCTCATGAGCTGGCATCATGGCCTCGGCCAGCCCACCGCAAGACCAGACCTGAAGGTCGGTTTGGGAAAACTGCCGGGTCTGGGCCGAGGTGAAAGGAACTGCGACTCCGGCCAGCGTGAGAGCGGCCGTTTTTAAAAAATCCCGTCGTTTCCAACCATCGTGGTGTTGCTCCATAAAAATTTTCCTTCCGCAATAATGGCTGTTGCAAGTCAGCAAGGCTTTAAGATCATACAGTCGCAGAGATACAAACGACCAAGAAGGTTAAGGTAATGACAATAATGACACGCAATTTTTCAGGTACCTGTCGGCTTTGGATTCCCTCGTTTCAATTAGGCCTCATTTGGGATAAAAAGAAAGATGCGGCAGCACCAAAAGCAAGGAGTGCCTGCTCCCAAGGCAGAAATGGGGCAAACTCAAGCAGTAACGAAGGATAATATCAACAGACTCCCTGATAATGTAATCACTATAATCTAGATATTATTAATATGTCAAATCGCTAATATCTATAGCAAGTTGAAGATATATAGATAAATCCTGGATGGTTAGCTACGGATACATACCATATTTATTTAGACGGGAGGGGAACTAGCAGTCAGAGGCGTGTTTGTTCTGCTCGGAACAAGTCGTGGGCAAGGTTTAAAGAGGTCTGGAGGCCTGTGACGGCAAAGGGCAAAAAATAAATTAGGACGGCAGAGGATAGAGAAAAGTATCAGTTGTTAGATTCTTTGGCGGAAGTGCATGGGAATCGAACCCACCCATCGCCTCGCGACGATACACCGGATTTGAAGTCCGGGGGCCCCACCAGTGAGCCTTGCACTTCCATGCTGTTTTTGTCGCTTAGGTGCGAGACGTTTTTAGTATAACAATAACCCCGGTATTGGCAAATCCTTTTCCTAAGAGAATACTATTCAATGCCTATCGGCCAGCCGCGCCCCATGAAAATGGTTTACCGGTAGCCTAGGCCTCCTGGCCTGTGCATCAGCGCGCCAACTGGGAAGACTGCATCACCATCTTTCATGCAAGTTTTGACCGATTGAGGGTTGCTATCGCAGGGGTTGGTCTCAGACCCACTCCACGCAAAACTTATTTTCTTGGTAATAAAGAGATCTGACCGAAAGTTGGCGCGACAGGCCGGATGCTGATGACTGAGCGCCTGTTTAACTGCTTTGCAGGCGGAAGGACAATGGTACTTCGATGCGCAGGCTGGATTTTTGCAGTTCGGCGGGAATCGGGGGGAATTTGCCGACTCGGGAGACAGTCTCGGTGGCGCCTTGATCCAGGAGATTATGACCTGAGGACCGGGCTACGGACACGCTGGCGATCCCGCCGTCGGCGGAGATATTAAAGCGGAGCACCACCACGCCCTCTTCATTCCGCCGCCGGGCCATGGGGGGATAAACTTTATATTTTTCCAACAGGCTGCGCACCTTGTGCAAATAGCCCTGCAAGGCAGTGCCGGATCCGGAGCCCCGGCCGGTGCCCGAGCCGCTGCCGGAACCGCCTCGACCGGCGCCGCTGCCCGAACCGGAGCCGCCCCTGCCGCGATACGATCCTGCACTGGCGCCACTCGCTGCTGAGGCACTTGAGGAACCGACATTGGGGTAAGGCAGCGAGGGGACCGGGCGGGACATGGCCAGGGGTTTGGGAATGGATTCCGGTTCGGGAGTTGCCTTTTTAGGCGGTTTGCAGACCGGTTTTTTTTCAGGCGGTTTCGGTTTAATCGGTTGAGGCTCAGGTTGGGGCGGTTTGGGGGCACTGGTGGGCGCGCCGCCACCGCCGCCTTCAGGTTTGGGTTCTAATCTCGTCAGACAGATAGGTTCCACCTGTACAACCCGTTTGGCTGGCGGGAGGGCCAATGGTGCGGCTAATATGACGAAGAGAGCCAGACCATGCATCACCAGGGAGGCCAGCACCGCCGGTCCCCAGTGTTTTACCTGCTCGGCAATATAAACCCTGTCCAGCACTGCGTTTTCCTTTAGGGCTGATCCACTTCGATGCCGATGCGCTGCACTTGGAGGCACTTAAGCCGGTCGATCACTTCGATGAGGCGTCCATGCCGGGTGTGTTTGTCGGCGGCAATGACGGCTTGGGGTTCTTTGCCCTGCACCTGTGCGGTGAAAATCTGGTTGAAGTCGTTGTCTTGGTTGACCTTTATACCATTGATGGCGATCCGACCCTCCTGGTCAATACTGATGATGACGACCGCCTTTTCCAGCCTGTCGGCCTGGGTGGCCTGGGGGAGGCAGATGGAAAAGGTGCGAGGCATCATCACCGTCGCTGTCAGGAGAAAGATGATGAGAATGACCAAGACAATATCGACAAAAGGGGTCATATTGATCTCGGTGATGGGACCGTGCCGGTGCAGCTTCACCGCAGTCCCCCGGCTTTGCGAGATGTCAAAGGAGTTTCTAACTCTTGTGGTTGGCGGCTTAAGCTGGCCAACAGCAGCCGCCCCAAACGCTGCGAGCGTTCCAAAACGATATGGAGGCGGCGATGGTAAAAGTTATACATCACTACTGCCGGGATGGCTACCAGTAAACCTACGGCAGTGGCTACCAGGGCCTCGGCGATACCGGCCATGACCGCCGGGCCGCCCCCGCCCTCGGTCAGGGCCAGGTCTTTGAAGGCGTGGATGATGCCCAACACCGTGCCGAATAAGCCGATAAAGGGGGCGTTG is a window from the Desulfobacca acetoxidans DSM 11109 genome containing:
- a CDS encoding phosphate ABC transporter substrate-binding protein gives rise to the protein MFGIKSCAVFVFSSLFVFLLAAASAQDNPLQRFQGLQGNLDIAGGTAHIPVMKEAAMLIMKANPNIRITVAGGGSGVGIQKVGEGLVNIGNTGRAPSKDEIEKYGLKSFPFAIDGVAVAVHPKNPVSDLTPEKVQAIYAGAITSWKDLGGPNAPINLYTRDEASGTREVFWKKLLKKGPVAVKANVVPSNGAMKVAIAQDVNAIGYLGIGHVDKTVKAVKLNGVEPTQENAKSSVYPVVRQLYMNTKGDPTPLAQVFIDFILSPEGAQISRKHGYIPLQ
- a CDS encoding PstC family ABC transporter permease, with the translated sequence MVRRKKAGGTTSGIKHGLDHQMAPPLARALRRELWIKNLLAIAATIASLSVLVIFCFLVYFSAPLFGGGQLPHILSWQWRPFQGQFGILPMVVGSVCLSFSALALAFPLGLGLSGFVYLKSHQPIGRLVFSVVQFMTSIPTVVYGFVAVFLLIPLLRESFSGTSGYSWLAAGLILSLLILPTIVLLMHSQLSQVDANVRLATASLGLTRVQELLWVILPLSFRGMLAAGILGFGRALGDTLIALMLSGNAPQVPHSPLDAIRTLTAHIALVIATDSQSMAYYSIFASGLIIFSLTVAINLALRWLKSQSLSHEPDSHEK
- a CDS encoding 4Fe-4S binding protein; this encodes MSEAITAAPSSPQTRAIPGTRLTIWRRLSQVVFLGILGQWSFYGIFRCPFLVPYVSCQNCPVITCHGAIFSMFWGFWLLLPVSALIFGRAFCGWACPGGLVTQLFGLLSNYRTQANGLWEKVAPYGKYLAIVICLYLYFGLGQPRSDIPIRVGGFFPSIGLTFEHADLSWLVRTAFVLSFLVLGLVLTNAWCRYVCPTGGLLEVIKPFSLFKVYKTRRCNLCGRCREVCYMETLPGEANCTNCGDCLNSCPRDAIKIGRRKQAP
- a CDS encoding substrate-binding domain-containing protein, with the translated sequence MEQHHDGWKRRDFLKTAALTLAGVAVPFTSAQTRQFSQTDLQVWSCGGLAEAMMPAHELYEQRTGVKISYTGAFAAALGKSLLGSAQTEVFCGRVLSLSQKLRQTGKMVYFKPLCFTSYVVVTPLGNPAGIRELKDLARPGIKVVLAPDASPPGGKAADLILKKAGLYEAVRKNAVVLGTCVQRTLEDIITGRGDASVVEFRLTKIPRFANKVEVIPIPDRLFPPGPLTFTVGVMQSAKDRTLADDYVDYITSPVGQAFFEKFGFIPAISAQGQELTEKLGVKDV
- a CDS encoding radical SAM protein — encoded protein: MNDSTADQLLRHPCFNANARHYFGRLHLPVAAGCNIQCGYCDRKYDCPNESRPGVTSQLLTPQEAIDHVEFILKNHPTISVVGIAGPGDAFHNPAVTLEVLARIRAAHPDIILCVSTNGLNLPDYVDYLSRLRVNFVTVTINTLTPAIGTRIYDYISHHGRIVQGPEAVTILTRLQLQAISLLKRKGLRVKVNTVIIPGINDADISLTAARLADYRVDLMNLIPLIPVPGTPLADIPPPSAALVQQLRWQAGKFVPQMTHCVRCRADAVGLLNQNNTLFDLTDTQTKESFG
- a CDS encoding energy transducer TonB encodes the protein MLDRVYIAEQVKHWGPAVLASLVMHGLALFVILAAPLALPPAKRVVQVEPICLTRLEPKPEGGGGGAPTSAPKPPQPEPQPIKPKPPEKKPVCKPPKKATPEPESIPKPLAMSRPVPSLPYPNVGSSSASAASGASAGSYRGRGGSGSGSGAGRGGSGSGSGTGRGSGSGTALQGYLHKVRSLLEKYKVYPPMARRRNEEGVVVLRFNISADGGIASVSVARSSGHNLLDQGATETVSRVGKFPPIPAELQKSSLRIEVPLSFRLQSS
- a CDS encoding ExbD/TolR family protein, with translation MKLHRHGPITEINMTPFVDIVLVILIIFLLTATVMMPRTFSICLPQATQADRLEKAVVIISIDQEGRIAINGIKVNQDNDFNQIFTAQVQGKEPQAVIAADKHTRHGRLIEVIDRLKCLQVQRIGIEVDQP